One region of Streptomyces subrutilus genomic DNA includes:
- a CDS encoding SDR family oxidoreductase, producing the protein MSAYAYQDQRVVVTGAGGGIGAALAHRFAAEGATVAVNDLDPAKAAAVAGAIGARAVPVPGDASAIVAEAGEALGGRIDVYCANAGLASGGDAFADEAVWEAAWDTNVMAHVRAARLLLPDWLDRGSGRFVSTVSAAGLLTMIGAAPYSVTKHGALAFAEWLSLTYRHRGVHVHAICPQGVRTDMLTAAGSAGELVLAPTAIEPEAVADALFDGMEKGRFLILPHPEVADFYAARATDPDRWLSGMNHLQRKWETP; encoded by the coding sequence GTGAGCGCGTACGCGTACCAGGACCAGCGAGTCGTCGTCACCGGCGCCGGCGGCGGGATCGGCGCCGCCCTCGCCCACCGCTTCGCCGCCGAGGGCGCAACGGTGGCCGTCAACGACCTCGACCCGGCCAAGGCGGCGGCGGTGGCGGGCGCGATCGGTGCCCGCGCGGTCCCCGTCCCCGGTGACGCGTCGGCGATCGTGGCCGAGGCCGGGGAGGCCCTCGGCGGGCGGATCGACGTCTACTGCGCCAACGCCGGACTGGCCTCCGGCGGCGACGCGTTCGCCGACGAGGCCGTCTGGGAGGCGGCCTGGGACACCAACGTCATGGCGCACGTCCGCGCCGCCCGGCTGCTCCTGCCGGACTGGCTCGACCGGGGGAGCGGCCGCTTCGTGTCCACCGTCTCCGCCGCCGGACTGCTGACCATGATCGGGGCGGCGCCGTACAGTGTCACCAAGCACGGTGCGCTCGCCTTCGCCGAATGGCTCTCGCTGACCTACCGCCACCGCGGGGTCCACGTCCACGCCATCTGCCCGCAGGGCGTGCGCACCGACATGCTGACGGCCGCGGGATCGGCGGGCGAGCTCGTGCTCGCGCCGACCGCGATCGAGCCGGAAGCGGTCGCTGACGCACTGTTCGACGGCATGGAGAAGGGCCGGTTCTTGATCCTCCCGCACCCCGAGGTCGCGGACTTCTACGCCGCCCGCGCCACCGACCCGGACCGCTGGCTGAGCGGCATGAACCACCTCCAGCGCAAGTGGGAGACCCCGTGA
- a CDS encoding exo-beta-N-acetylmuramidase NamZ family protein — translation MTLSRRGVLGLAGAMGAAGAVGPAGAAAAVGAAQATGPAQAAGGAAAPRAGQVRTGFECLAADGYAVLAGQKVGVVTNPTGITADARHLVDVLHADERVDLVAVFGPEHGFRGTAQAGGSEGASRDPATGLPVYDTYDKSGQRLADVFTAAGIDTVVFDIQDVGARFYTYIWTLYDCMRAAALAGKAVVVLDRPNPVGGRRAAGPVLEPAYASFVGREPIALAHGMTAAELALLFNGEFLSRLPEKPVRLRTVAMTGWTRGTLFGETGLPWVPPSPNMPTPDTALAYAGACLFEGTNLSEGRGTTTPFEVLGAEGIDRRWAEAANALDLPGVWFREAYFTPSFSKHVGKVCGGVRLIVHDREAFDPVRAGIGLLVTARRSWSGFAWRTDHWIDRLTGSDRVRKLVDAGAGVEEIAGDWAAGLARFEAVRGEYLLYG, via the coding sequence ATGACTCTCTCGCGACGCGGGGTGCTGGGACTGGCGGGGGCCATGGGGGCGGCAGGGGCCGTGGGGCCGGCCGGGGCTGCCGCGGCTGTGGGGGCGGCTCAGGCGACGGGCCCGGCCCAGGCGGCCGGCGGCGCGGCCGCTCCCCGGGCGGGGCAGGTGCGGACGGGCTTCGAGTGCCTGGCCGCCGACGGATACGCCGTGCTCGCCGGGCAGAAGGTCGGGGTGGTCACCAACCCCACCGGGATCACCGCCGACGCCCGCCACCTGGTCGACGTCCTGCACGCGGACGAACGGGTGGACCTGGTCGCGGTGTTCGGCCCGGAGCACGGGTTCCGCGGGACGGCGCAGGCGGGCGGCTCCGAGGGAGCCTCCCGCGACCCGGCGACCGGGCTGCCCGTGTACGACACGTACGACAAGAGCGGGCAGCGGCTCGCGGACGTGTTCACGGCGGCCGGGATCGACACCGTCGTCTTCGACATCCAGGACGTCGGGGCGCGCTTCTACACCTACATCTGGACGCTCTACGACTGCATGCGCGCGGCCGCCCTCGCCGGCAAGGCGGTGGTCGTCCTGGACCGGCCCAACCCGGTGGGGGGCCGGCGGGCCGCCGGGCCGGTGCTGGAGCCGGCGTACGCGAGCTTCGTGGGCCGGGAGCCGATCGCGCTCGCGCACGGGATGACGGCGGCGGAGCTGGCCCTGCTCTTCAACGGCGAGTTCCTGTCCCGGCTGCCCGAGAAGCCGGTCAGGCTGCGGACGGTGGCGATGACGGGGTGGACACGGGGGACGCTCTTCGGGGAGACCGGGCTGCCCTGGGTGCCGCCCAGCCCCAACATGCCGACCCCGGACACGGCCCTCGCGTACGCCGGCGCCTGTCTGTTCGAGGGGACGAACCTGTCCGAGGGGCGCGGGACGACCACCCCCTTCGAGGTGCTGGGCGCCGAGGGAATCGACCGGCGGTGGGCGGAGGCGGCGAACGCGCTGGACCTGCCCGGGGTGTGGTTCCGCGAGGCCTACTTCACGCCGTCCTTCTCCAAGCACGTGGGGAAGGTGTGCGGCGGGGTCCGGTTGATCGTGCACGACCGGGAGGCCTTCGATCCGGTGCGGGCCGGGATCGGGCTGCTGGTCACGGCCCGGCGGTCGTGGAGCGGCTTCGCCTGGCGCACGGACCACTGGATCGACAGGCTGACGGGCTCGGACCGGGTGCGGAAGCTGGTGGACGCGGGGGCCGGGGTGGAGGAGATCGCCGGTGACTGGGCCGCGGGGCTGGCCCGGTTCGAGGCGGTGCGCGGGGAATACCTGCTCTACGGCTGA
- a CDS encoding serine-threonine protein kinase, with amino-acid sequence MADIGAGVGIGTDTEAGIGAGAGVGIGARVGAGSGAAAGIVAGVGVAPYAELTFDSEGDVDLGSVAAVARIDATDLLVFAHGWNSDRSTATRLYERFFAPFPGLVGPETRLGYVGVVWPSMRFSDEPIPDFEDRDVLAEPGSGTALDPGTRRALGEFWPGREAELDRVAELLAEQPESEAAFIEFGALVRELAGVDVVDVIDGMDTADTADTAEIADTADAVAAVTAAPVPAVFAEDVLEVCRELTEALAAAGAPGGQDPALGGGLRPLWNGAKELLRQAAYYKMKKRAGVVGERGLGPVLAELGRQRPGLRIHLIGHSFGARLVSFSLRAVPDGARHVGSLTLLQGAFSHYVFADRLPHDRNRGGALGGLHRKVDGPVVACHSPHDTSLRVFYPLASRMAGDSAGVLGLDERWGAIGHDGVRAVPGTPRLTLDTALREGVPAAGCVSVDAGSVVRRGGAPSGAHSDICHAELARLVVAAGRMGR; translated from the coding sequence ATGGCGGACATCGGGGCCGGAGTCGGGATCGGGACGGACACCGAGGCCGGCATCGGGGCGGGGGCCGGAGTCGGGATCGGGGCGCGAGTCGGGGCAGGGAGCGGGGCCGCGGCCGGCATCGTGGCCGGCGTCGGGGTCGCGCCGTACGCCGAGCTGACCTTCGACTCCGAGGGCGACGTGGACCTGGGCTCGGTCGCGGCGGTGGCCCGGATCGACGCCACGGACCTGCTGGTCTTCGCGCACGGCTGGAACAGCGACCGCTCCACGGCGACCCGGCTCTACGAACGGTTTTTCGCCCCTTTCCCGGGGCTGGTGGGGCCGGAGACACGGCTGGGGTACGTGGGCGTCGTATGGCCCTCGATGCGCTTCTCCGACGAGCCGATACCGGACTTCGAGGACCGGGACGTGCTCGCGGAGCCCGGCTCCGGGACGGCACTGGACCCCGGGACCCGGCGGGCGCTCGGGGAGTTCTGGCCCGGGCGGGAGGCGGAGCTGGACCGGGTGGCCGAACTGCTGGCGGAGCAGCCGGAGTCGGAGGCGGCGTTCATCGAGTTCGGGGCCCTCGTACGGGAGCTCGCCGGGGTGGACGTGGTCGACGTGATCGACGGAATGGACACGGCGGACACGGCGGACACCGCGGAGATCGCCGACACGGCCGACGCGGTGGCCGCGGTGACGGCCGCGCCCGTACCGGCCGTTTTCGCGGAGGACGTCCTGGAGGTCTGCCGGGAGCTGACCGAGGCGCTGGCCGCGGCGGGCGCGCCGGGCGGGCAGGACCCCGCGCTCGGCGGCGGGCTGCGCCCGCTGTGGAACGGCGCGAAGGAGCTGCTGCGGCAGGCCGCGTACTACAAGATGAAGAAGCGGGCGGGTGTGGTCGGCGAGCGCGGCCTCGGCCCGGTGCTGGCGGAGCTGGGGCGTCAGCGGCCCGGCCTGCGGATCCATCTGATCGGGCACAGCTTCGGGGCGCGGCTGGTGTCGTTCTCGCTGCGTGCCGTACCGGACGGCGCCCGGCACGTCGGATCGCTGACCCTGCTCCAAGGCGCCTTCTCCCACTACGTGTTCGCCGACCGGCTGCCGCACGACAGGAACCGCGGCGGCGCCCTGGGCGGCCTCCACCGCAAGGTCGACGGACCGGTGGTGGCCTGCCATTCCCCGCACGACACCTCCCTGCGGGTGTTCTATCCGCTGGCCTCCCGGATGGCGGGCGATTCGGCCGGAGTGCTGGGCCTCGACGAACGCTGGGGCGCGATCGGACACGACGGGGTGCGGGCCGTACCGGGCACGCCCCGGCTGACCCTGGACACGGCCCTGCGCGAGGGAGTGCCGGCGGCGGGCTGCGTCAGTGTGGACGCGGGCTCGGTGGTGCGGCGGGGCGGCGCTCCCTCGGGGGCGCACAGCGACATCTGCCATGCGGAACTGGCCCGGCTGGTGGTTGCCGCGGGGCGCATGGGGCGCTGA